The Musa acuminata AAA Group cultivar baxijiao chromosome BXJ1-8, Cavendish_Baxijiao_AAA, whole genome shotgun sequence genomic sequence CCCTCTTTATATAGAAGACAAACGATTTTCTCTAGCTCTCTTTATATATAAAGAGGGATTCTTTTAATAACTGCACATCTGAAGCTCCCTAACCATTTTTCTCTAGCTCTTATTGCCGGCTCAATGGTGGTGGTGCAGCTGGCAATGGCGGTTGGCCTAAATGATTGACGCCCTCTGATGCTTGAAACCCATGGTATGGATTTAAAGCACTTGGATAGGGCTGCATGCCAAGCATTGGGAAATTCGGGAGCGGAGGAGGTGGACCATAACCAAAAGGCATGCCTGTTGCAGGTCCAGCAGCAATCTGCATGAACTGGGGTGTCACAGATGAAGGTGGTGGTGGTACAGGTGGGAAAGGAGGTGGTAGTGGTGGCGGCTCCACAGTTGAGCTTGGATGTGTAACAGGAGATGGTAGCTGCAGTGGAGGCCGACTCAACAAATCAGGATGTGGGAATGGAGGCAAGGGTGGCTGAAGCAGTGGCACGTAAGAAGGCATATTGTCCTCTACTTTCAGTCTTTTGTTATCAGAATGGTCTTTTTTATTTGAGGGGTCAACAGCACCATCTGAAGTTAGGGAGGAGAGGGCATAGCTCAGCATCTGGGCAGGGGAAGTGGATGCCGCAAGCTGTgccacaacagcagcagcagctgccttCTGGTTCCCCTCTACAGCAACAGGAGCATTACTGTCTGAAGGAGGCCCTTCCTGGGTGTATCTTACTGGAGTAGTTTGAGTACCACTGCAAGCTGTGGACTCAGGGATGTGAGTTATGGCATCAGAGAATGATGATGATCCGTTAAGCCTTGGTTCTGGTGATGAAGAGCCAACATTGAGCTGTTTAAGTAAGTTGACTGATTGTTCATATCGTGATTGAGCAGCCTGGAACAATTAAAAAGACGTGACATAGAGAACCATCATGAATTTTATAAAAGCAGCAAATTTTTAGCTTCAAAAACATCCCAACTAGCAAAAAACCATGACCATAAAGTGTTAATAAAGCTGTCATAAGAGGCTAATCCATAAAGATAAGTCCACTAGCGGACACTGAAATAAGGACAGTCAGGTATTGTCATTATTGAAAGGTAGAATACCATTTAGTTCTCCAATCTTCAATTTCATTTTCATTAGTACTATAAACTAAGGAAAATCTGAAGCCTTAAGTTATTTTGATGCTTGTTTTTAGTTCAATCTTCTCTGATGTAGTGCCAAGATGTGTTAATGTAATCAGGTTTCTTTATCTTTGTATTTTCTGAAAAATGGTGCAAATTTATTAAAAAGTTACAGAACCTAGGCCAATTATCACTTCTTGTGAAAAAAGGGTGGTTCATTACATAAGACTCTTTGCCAATGTGGAGTGATGTCCAAGGAGAATTAATGAGTGCAGTCACACTGCAAACAGACAGTACTTTGGCAATTTGAACCCCAGTCAGCTATACCGAAAAGGAGCAACCTTACCATGACATCATGGCTCACACTGCAAATAGTCTTACTAATCTATATATTTTAAACAATTCAATAAATTCATTGGCAATGTGTGTGAAGTGGGAGAATGTAGTATACTACAAAAGGGGTTGTCCTGACCCATACTGAGCAAAAATAAGAATTGCGATTAATGGCTATGTTAGTATAACAATGACCAGATCATATTAGAAAAACATAATCCCCGCGGATAGCAACATCAACCTTGTCATTGCTCCAAATAGCCCAATTACTAATAATGATGACGAAATTAATGATACTGGGACCTAAACAAAAATTTTGTACAAGCGCAAGTCTATTTGGAAAATTACAAGAACCATTGTTGCAGTTAATAATGTGAAGTTTCACCAGTTAGAATAGAGATTGATCATTCTACTACTCACCATAAGGAAATTCTGTTGAATTATGTGCAATTGCAAGAATACTTATATGTAGATGACTAAATTTATGGAATCCCTAGAAGTAATTCAAATGGCTTTTGAAGGGTTAACACAGCATCAACATACAAAAAGTAATAAAATTTAGAAAAGATTCTTAATCTTATTAAAGATTAGAAGGAACATAACAAAAAGATCATATAGGGTGAGCAAATAAAGTTGGAGTTTTAATGGTCAAAATTAATTTGGTTCACTGTAGAGAGGATATGACCTAGAACTAATGAAAACAATCCTTCCCACCTTTCACCCTTTCCTTTCATCTTATGCTTTAACATGTTACGACTTCACACCATCAAAATTATCTACCTTTAGTTATGAATGATTTCATACCATCAAAAGTATCTTGCTCCTAGGATTTCATTGTTCACCTAACTGCAATTGACTAGGGCCAATGCAAATTAAGTTCAATTCTCAAAAGATCACTTGACAACTAGAGGAAGCCTGGTGTTGGTGAAGCTACAATGACTAGTAGTAGAGAGGAAAAAACCAAGAAGACAAACCTTACCCAATGCATGCCAATGCTAGAAGTTAGCACTTTCTTAAGGCTGGTTAGCTTTCGGTTAGGCTGAAAAAGGATGTTGTAAAATAGAATACAACCAATAGTGGGAAATGAAAAGCTTAGGAAAGAGAAACTGATGTTGATTCAACTATTAGTTTCCTGCATAACAGAAAGAAGGGAAGATGTTGTGGCTAGGAAATAGAGCAGGAAAAAAATAGATGATCAAGCAAGATAAGAGACATAAGAAAAGTTGCTAACAGCCAAAAGAAATGATGTAAATTCAATTATCAAATCTAAACACAAGTAACTAGACACCACAGAATAGGATATAGGGGCAGATGCTTTCCCTTAAGTAGACACCACATAATAGGATTTCTTGTTAAGTAGGCTTCTAATTATCCTAAGGTAAGAAGTTCGACAAAATGTGTTATCCAATCAACCATAATCCAATGATTTCAATAGGTGCTTGGAACTCGCCTCGCACGAGCGCCTcacttcatttccaggcggcgcgcttcaaagaggcactgcttgggcgctcacccgagcccaggcgGCGGGCGCTACGGGCGAGCGCCCGAGTTAAACCAAGCGACCAAACCAACGTTTTAGgtatggttcggtctccggtgttttagttggttcaaacgaaccaactaaagcaccgatatcagccttccaCTCGTGACTTCCCaacctaaccctgctcgtcgttGTCGCTCCCGCTactcgctgctaccgttgccactatcGCCGCCCGCCGCTCTTGCTCCTGTTGCTCGCTGCtactgctgccactatcgccgctcgcggCTCCAGCTCCTACCGTCGCTACTGCTGCTTGCTGCCACCgtcgccactcctgctcccgctgccactgctcATTGCTACAGTTGCCGCTGTTAccgttgccgctgccactgttgtcacttgccgctcccgctgccgcttctCACTACTACCGTCACCGCTGCCATTGTCGCCGCTCACCTctcccgctctcgctcccgctgccgttgctcgttgctacctcttctcacatcgactcgatagtatactgctaacagtatattaacaatatactgttaactgtatactagtcaAGGTTcgaaataccgtaccgtaccagcgttTCGACGTTTGCTCGTTACGGTTCGGAACGGTATACCATtcgttatatatattttatatatatatataaaagattttatatatatatatatatatatatatatatatatatatatatatatatatatatattatttatttaaaagccgACGTcacatcgcctcggcgacgtcgccttttccttccccatgCAGGGCGACGTcgccccatatatatatatatatatatatatatatatatatatatatatatatatatatatatatatatatatatatatatatatatttatttatttatttatataagcgcctcggcgacgtcacgtcgccgaaaaaggcgacgtcgcatcgcctcggtgaCATCGTCGAAAAAGGCAACGTTGTGTTGCCTCGGTGACGTCGTCGAgcctttttctaaaaaaataaatatataaataaatatataaataaataaataaatattattttattattattattcgttccgCCCGGTAACGAACAGTCCACGTATCGATATaccgtcggaccgatacgtaccgcccgtaacgggcggtattattcggtaTTGCTTACCTtgatactagtaacaatatttttttatttattagattaataatatattattttgattttaatgctgctaatttttatttatttaaaattattgttattgttttaaattttgagattttttgttaatgtgatattgtgattttgtaagatttttttaatttaatatcatatttttatttaaataattatatttattaattatattatatatttttatattttagcgtctcgcttcactcGGGCGAGTGCCAAACACCTCGGGCGTTTTTTGACCTTGACAacttttgacgcctagcgctttttaaatcactgccatAATCACAAGTATTTATCTCTAACTCCAACAAAAACACAAGTAACTAGATACAGATCCTCCTAAGCCTGGTACTTAATTATGGTTCTAACATCAATAGTAACGACAACAACAAGAAGACATGATATCCTAACTATTAAAAGCAAGCTGTAtggattttatgaattttttctcACCACTAAGCTATATTAAGGGCAAAACTATTGATCAATTCAAGCCCGTTCATTGTTTTGTAGTTAAGTTTTCTTCACCTCATATAACCATAACATTTATAGTTCTCTAAATATGTTTATAACttcttaatatattttatccTTTATCAAAAATACTTTAATTATTTAAGAATggaataattttattatatcacTTCCAGATACTCTGTAAATCCACCTCATCATTCCCATCTCAACTACACTAAtgttttgtatatattttttaactatTGAGCACTCTAATACTCAATACATGGATGGGCATTACacatacaacaacaataaaaccgAAGGTATAACTATTTAGGATCGACTACATGAATCATTTGTTGTCATTAAGATCCGTAAAAAGTCATATTTAATTAAGTTCAAAgtattaaatctttatttatagtttctattaagatctttttatgtcttcctctacctcttctcATACCacaaaaattaatcattttacaTATCTTATTCAAATTACTATTTAATTTAAAGCACACATGATGTTCACACATAATAAAAATACCCCTCTTCCTTTAATCACCACACTTTTAGCCAATGAATAACGTTATATGATTTTCTTGAAATATCATTAACAATCATGAGATCATAAAATTGTAAAACCAAAATCCGCCCACCCTCCTTCCcacccaaaacataaacacacacTCCTTCAAATTCTCCATATTCTCTTCCTATACGACCAATGATAAGTTTTTCACTTCAAGgtatttcatgaatatttcaactacatttttttcaaaattttcttttatttttttatcatctaattttatttgagaAACATAAGCATTTATAACATtcagtatttaaaattttattttaatactaaAATTCTATCCCCAACCCTCTCCACCTCTGAGTTTTATTATCGAATTGCTAATCTACAATAATATAAACATTATTCCATGTTTAACTTTTCCAATATACCAAAACTGATGTCAAGTTTTATCGGTCTCCTTAACATTTCCCCGATCCACAGTTTTCCATGAACAAATTATGCCAATTCTCTCCTTGTAATCCTTATATATACCAATTCTAATCACGTCTACAAAAATGTTGTTGTGCTTAAAGTTATTAGTCTAATTCTATAATCTTGAGATAACTTCTTTACCCACTTTGTCCAAAATAAGAATTCTTGCCTATATTCACATCTAAGAGGGTCCCAAACAGTGAAGACGTCATGTGTCACTTTAGGGCACAAAaagtcttacaataatttaaaatccATGCTCATAAGATCTAACAAAAATTTAAATATACACTTGGGACTATCGATAAATAACACAAGTGAAGCTCTGATACTGATTCAAATTCATCCAAAATACAATATACTAGTCGCAATTTATTACAATTGAAAATAAAAGTACATTACATatgtaattgaaatattttgACATAGATTGAAATGACATGATTCTAAGGCTCAAATTAAGCCTAAGCTAAACCTTCATGGATCTAACTTGCATCTTCAGAGGAGAGGTGGGAGGTGTGAAAGACAAGATAGAGAAAAGTGGGACTAAGAAGCCCCTCCCACTAGTGAACTCACCGATCGCCCAAGCACTCGCCTAGGCCCCCATGCAAGGCCTGAGAGCTTGATAAGTGGGCTAGGAGGGCGACTTCAACCGGGCACAGCCCAGCCGTAGGAGAGGCAAGTGCCAACCTGGTTCAACTTAGCTTGGATCGAGCCTAAGTCGACTCAATTTGGATCTCTGGTTCAATTGAACCGGATGAGGACATAGTCACCCATAAACCTCCTGAATACGAAATTctatatggaatattgttgacaaTGCAAAGTTGGGAATTAATACAAAATAAAACAATGAtaatattgttgacatataccTAGAAATTTCCACCATCCCAACAAGTTACAGCATTTagaaacataaaaacaaaatagCCTATCAATTATGCTACAACAAAGGTATAAACACTAGCCATACCGGTCTGCACTGACCAGTATTTACCGGTCTTTCCAAAGTCAAGATGATTTTCTATTGATCCGATTCAGGGATAGTAAACCTATCGAACCAACTCACCATCTGGTTTTCATAGTTAAGACCAAGGGCACCAGGTGATAAGCCCATACTTCCAATTTTTTATATGTTCTACGGctgtcttctttccttttttcaaACTTTCCTCCCACATTGTGGCTTCTCCCTTTTCTCTTCTTATCTCTCTCCTTTTCTCCTATGTCTCTTCCTTCTCTCTGCCGCTTCACCACTACCAACCACCACCACTCTGCTGCTAGGTATCTGTATTGTTTGCCTCCTCTTCCATTGCTCCTTATCACCTTTCGCTTACTCCTTTTCTCTCCTTATCCTTCTCCTCCCCAATTTTCTCCCTATTTTATCTTTGATTGTTGCCAGTATGAACACAACACATACTGGTCTAGCCAAGGACCACTGGTATAGGTCTGGGTCCAAGACTAGAAACCTTAACTACAACTTCACCATTCTCCAGAATATAGACCTTTGTATGTGTAAAGATTAGTGTGGCATGACAATCCTGATCTCAAAATCCTCCCAACCCTATTTCTTATTAGTTAACCTCTTCAGTGTTGGGACTACCTTTTTGCATCTTCAACTCCATTTCAAAAGTCAACCACTTTTTCTAATCTCATTCAACCATTAACAAAGTAGTTCATGAATGGTGCTAAATGCCTATCTAGAGGTAGACTGCCTGACAGATACCAAAATGCTCTCCTAGACAAAGCCCCCGATAAGATCCAAGGGTGGCACAAAGGCTTCTGCTAACTCAAGCTAGAAAACAGGTGCTCATTAACTCTGTCATCAGTTCTCTCCTAGATCACATTTTGCTAAGTTCTTGGGTTTCCAACAAGTTGCTTGCTAGATTTTCGAAGCTTTCATGTAATTTCTTTCAGAATGAAAAGCGAGACCAGCATAGGATACATCTTGTTGCTTGGGACAACATGACCCTCTCTAAGGATCAAGCATGCTTGGGTAAAAGGGACCATGTCCTTGTCAATAGAGCTATTTGTGCCAAACGTATAACACCTATCCTTAACCAATGACAACACACTTTGGGttgttagttataggtgccctacaagccaatcatgtgagtgatggcacctgTGACACACTGTGACAATCTCTTTGCTTACAATTACTGGCATTTTATGACATTATCtggatatatattgtaatgtccttggatctatgcaatgggaatcggatcgtgatgagatcacgataatgagaccgattcgctttttaaacacagaccataaatcatcccggtcataggttactcgagaaggacatcgagataatcgaataGATCGGTgcactgtatactcgtccatatgatggagacggctggtctcatagtcgctcgtgtggagacactagaagtacagtgcaggtgctcattggagaataaattcactgattgatccgcttacagaatgctggacagTTAATGATACCTgacgtcaaacagcgattccgtagtcccatttgtgtatctagtccttagacttaagacaccaaagatgccttgtatgagtactccattcttggaCGCCGGACTTACAGgtttagaagttctagatctagtacagccggtTCTCAGAAATGACAACTAACCTTATAAAGGCAATTGAGTGTCAACAAAGGATCATCAACTCTCGGTTTCGCGAGAGGATTATCTCGTGTATGCTCGCTCAGacaaaatccctggccagggtcattcggattgagagaggagttctccaggagaatccgattagagcgagactcgaacagGATTCTGTATAGGCCTAACATTACCATGTccaatatacgatctctaggatattagatagatgagggattatagatatatggtaattgtGAACAAACAGGTTTGATTGATTAGATCTCCTGTACCGTctggggactatagcgtagtgacctagtacgtcgatagtcgatgagtcgagtggatTATTATGAAGATGATAATTCACTATGTCAAAAGGAGTTTTAACAGGatcgactcacggccagctcggtatcaggcctagaggatcacacacatatggtggatgTTACAACGAGTAGAGGTGCGGATATGAGACATCCGCGGAGCCCCTagtttggatcctatagatgagatccaataagattggataattggatagagatctaatatccaataaggataggatccattaagaGTTAAGTTGCTTGCacgtctataaataggaggaacctcaCGGTTCATAGGCTACAACTTCTGGTGGttgcccctcctattctcctcagcctcctctcctcctccttggctctGGTAGCCTTGTGGTGCGCGTGGAGAGGGAGATCCCACAGCGATCTAAGGAGTGTCATCGTTGCATCtgtcgtgtggatcaccgctaaagaggatatgcgagttctccttcatcctctccatcGGATCTGGaaatttcagggatatacgatctccctaggtaacacttcTCACATAATACGTGCGGTCTTTTTGTTTTGCGGTTTTCTTGCGTACTAATCATCGCACAACGACCAAGTACTTGACTTTAGAAAATCTagttttgcttttgttttctgcTACGCATGAGAGCCAATCcgcgattttccaacagtggtacagAACCAAGTTCATCGTGCAATGATTGGCTTCtaaactacatgtgttgtgtttaatcGCGTAGAATTGTTTTACGTGTTCTTGCTGCGTTTGACGTAGTTTTCAGATCAGAAAGGTGCCTTGTTGTCTTTAGAGCGATCTTTCAACGTCAAATTTGTTGACGTAAATGAAGGAAACAGGGGCGGTAATTATTGCtgcccggtggatcgatcgaaggCGACGTGCACGCGAGTTGTGGAGGAGCCACTTGCCCGTCGAGGCAGTGCCCACGGGCAAGGCGCTCGAGAGCAGGCCACCTGTAGACAGGGACAACGCCTGCGGGTAGAATACCCGCAGGCAGAGCCACCGTCGGATGGCGGACGTCTGCCAGCAAGGGCATCTCCTGCGGGCAGAATGCCCATAGGCAGGCCGCCAGCCTCGTGCATAGGCTTACGCACGAGG encodes the following:
- the LOC135587695 gene encoding UPF0400 protein C337.03-like isoform X1, whose product is MNSSFNGQILVDKLVKLNNTQQSIETLSHWCIFHRNKAKQVVETWQCQFYCAPRDQRICFLYLANDILQNSRRKGLEFINEFWKVLPGALNDVFNNGGEFGRNTVIRLIDIWEERKVFGSHGQVLKDDVFGRNIDNKNRNEKGITYKLKQPAGEQLEKLISGYNHVYGLPFDEDTLFGNYQAAINYIEKVHKEHGNDWNSNGSEVVAELQTQHGRLGECIEHLKSVESSRATLVTYLREALHEQESKFEQVHQQLQAAQSRYEQSVNLLKQLNVGSSSPEPRLNGSSSFSDAITHIPESTACSGTQTTPVRYTQEGPPSDSNAPVAVEGNQKAAAAAVVAQLAASTSPAQMLSYALSSLTSDGAVDPSNKKDHSDNKRLKVEDNMPSYVPLLQPPLPPFPHPDLLSRPPLQLPSPVTHPSSTVEPPPLPPPFPPVPPPPSSVTPQFMQIAAGPATGMPFGYGPPPPLPNFPMLGMQPYPSALNPYHGFQASEGVNHLGQPPLPAAPPPLSRQ
- the LOC135587695 gene encoding uncharacterized protein LOC135587695 isoform X2, encoding MNSSFNGQILVDKLVKLNNTQQSIETLSHWCIFHRNKAKQVVETWQCQFYCAPRDQRICFLYLANDILQNSRRKGLEFINEFWKVLPGALNDVFNNGGEFGRNTVIRLIDIWEERKVFGSHGQVLKDDVFGRNIDNKNRNEKGITYKLPAGEQLEKLISGYNHVYGLPFDEDTLFGNYQAAINYIEKVHKEHGNDWNSNGSEVVAELQTQHGRLGECIEHLKSVESSRATLVTYLREALHEQESKFEQVHQQLQAAQSRYEQSVNLLKQLNVGSSSPEPRLNGSSSFSDAITHIPESTACSGTQTTPVRYTQEGPPSDSNAPVAVEGNQKAAAAAVVAQLAASTSPAQMLSYALSSLTSDGAVDPSNKKDHSDNKRLKVEDNMPSYVPLLQPPLPPFPHPDLLSRPPLQLPSPVTHPSSTVEPPPLPPPFPPVPPPPSSVTPQFMQIAAGPATGMPFGYGPPPPLPNFPMLGMQPYPSALNPYHGFQASEGVNHLGQPPLPAAPPPLSRQ